The stretch of DNA TAGGAACGCCCCCATGTTAGATAGATGGACCATTTGCCCCTCAAGACGCTACTacagctcgagggcgcgcagtGCAGGAAGGAGTTTTGTTGTGACTTACGCCACCCAAGTTTCCCACGCCAATCTGGAGGGCCATTCCAGCGCTTCTCTTATAACTGCCGGACAGATTGTTGGAAAGCCAGGTGATGACGCCCGGAAAAGCCGGGTAGATTGCGCAGGCCGTGAGGAAGACTCCGCCGTACACGACGCGAgggttcgacgacgagataCACCTTTTCGCGAGAGGTCAGCAGGCATGCCAAAAAACATCGCAACCGTAACGTAAACACGGAGCAAAATTGTCTATAGACTCACATGGCAAAGcccacggccatgatgcaCATCAGCGTGATCATGAAGGGGCTGCGCTTCCCTACTCTGTCGGAGCAGTATgctacgacgacggccaagaTGGCAGCGGTGATGTAAATGGGAACGGTCATCAGCTGCGCGGTGCTCGAGGTGTAGCCCAGGTTCTTGATGATCGTAGGCAGGAAAAGGCTGATGCCGTATAGCGGGCAGACAATCTGTCGATATCGTATGTGAGTAAGGCGTGCCGTGCCGCATACCGTGCCATCGAATGGCCACCAGCTGgtgggaggaagggggacAGGGGCCCGAAAGACAAAGCGTAGGTAGCACTTACCCCCCAGTACACAAAGATGTTGACCCAGATCTGCCAGTCCGCAAAGGCCTGTCGAACGTATTTCCACTGGAACTCGCCCGCTTCGCCAACCTGGAAGTGCTctggcgtcgtcgcagctCCGCCCTGGATGTCCTCCCCGATGACCATTACGGGGGTTTGGCCCTGGTACTTCAGCCGGCGTACGACAAAGTCGCGTTCCTCCTCTGTGAGGAACGGGGCCGTGTCCGGGAAGTCGTAGATCAGAAAGAAGGCGCAGATGGCGACAATGACCGTAGCGATGCCTTCCAGGATGAAgatccagcgccagccctcGAGACCGCCAACCCCGTCCATCTTGCTGATGCCAAAGGCAAGAAGTCCGCTAAAGGCGCCTGCGATGGAtgcggcggagaagaagagagccTGACGGAGCTGGATCTCGTGGCGGCAGTACCACAGCGTCAGGTAATACTGTTTCGTCTCCTGTCAGCCCTTTGGACAGAGCACGCACCGCTGGTAATGTTTGTCACTTACCGCGACGCCAGGGAAAAGGCCGGCTTCGGTGACGCCTAGGAACAAGCGAGCGATCAACAGGCCGTGGTAGTTCCGGACTATGCCCATGAGCGTCATGACGACACCCCAGGCAACCATGATGGTCGGCAGCCACCGACTCGGGCGCAGCCGCTTGAGCAGCAGGTTGCTGGGCACCTCGAACGCCGCATAGGt from Purpureocillium takamizusanense chromosome 6, complete sequence encodes:
- a CDS encoding uncharacterized protein (EggNog:ENOG503NU7U~TransMembrane:12 (i66-84o104-123i135-153o159-183i195-215o227-250i319-344o356-375i387-404o410-431i443-463o475-496i)~COG:G): MGASSLHSSEKVDIHQVADTGATQTPEKQGSMTDVPLSHVKGLGPEARAPDEDKEMEKRVLWKMDIRLIPMLAILYLLSFLDRGNIGNAKIEGLQEDLNMEPPQYNWCLTVFFFTYAAFEVPSNLLLKRLRPSRWLPTIMVAWGVVMTLMGIVRNYHGLLIARLFLGVTEAGLFPGVAYYLTLWYCRHEIQLRQALFFSAASIAGAFSGLLAFGISKMDGVGGLEGWRWIFILEGIATVIVAICAFFLIYDFPDTAPFLTEEERDFVVRRLKYQGQTPVMVIGEDIQGGAATTPEHFQVGEAGEFQWKYVRQAFADWQIWVNIFVYWGIVCPLYGISLFLPTIIKNLGYTSSTAQLMTVPIYITAAILAVVVAYCSDRVGKRSPFMITLMCIMAVGFAMCISSSNPRVVYGGVFLTACAIYPAFPGVITWLSNNLSGSYKRSAGMALQIGVGNLGGAMASNFYRQPDGPRYFLGHGLELGFIVLGITAALILLVSYRTINSKRQRRLAAGEHHDMTPEELSEQGDKAVTFRYMY